Proteins found in one Streptomyces sp. CB09001 genomic segment:
- a CDS encoding lactonase family protein — MTDGGRRQRRAYIGSFTAAGGPGILTATVAPDSGALTVVSGTDGLADPSYLALAPDGDTLYAVSETAEGAVAAYRVNGDRPEPTGRPVPVEGDGPTHLSLYAGHVLTANYGSGTVTAVPVRADGTLARSASGVLRHTGSGPHAQRQQGPHAHQVRPDTSGRWAVSVDLGTDSVRVCTLADGAPAVHREIALRPGSGPRHLAFHPDGSHAYVLNELAPTVTVCHWDAADGSLKPLTEVPVLPGAPAGDAYPSGVVVSPDGRFVWTATRGEDVLSVLAVEPDGLRLSATVPCGGHWPRDISVADGFLYAANERSGDVTWFALDPTTGVPRRTGSLAVPAASCVIFAP, encoded by the coding sequence GTGACGGACGGCGGCAGGCGGCAGCGGCGGGCATACATCGGGTCGTTCACGGCGGCCGGCGGCCCCGGCATCCTGACGGCGACCGTCGCCCCCGACAGCGGCGCCCTCACGGTCGTGAGCGGCACGGACGGGCTCGCCGACCCCTCCTACCTGGCCCTGGCGCCCGACGGGGACACGCTCTACGCCGTCAGCGAGACGGCCGAGGGTGCGGTGGCCGCCTACCGGGTGAACGGGGACAGGCCCGAGCCCACCGGACGGCCGGTGCCCGTCGAGGGCGACGGACCGACCCACCTCAGCCTGTACGCCGGGCACGTGCTGACCGCCAACTACGGCTCCGGCACCGTCACCGCCGTCCCGGTCCGCGCCGATGGCACCCTCGCCCGCTCCGCGTCCGGCGTGCTGCGGCACACCGGCTCCGGCCCGCACGCCCAGCGGCAGCAGGGACCGCACGCCCACCAGGTGCGGCCCGACACCAGCGGGCGGTGGGCCGTCAGCGTGGACCTCGGCACCGACTCCGTGCGGGTCTGCACCCTCGCGGACGGTGCCCCCGCCGTGCACCGCGAGATCGCGCTGCGGCCGGGGTCGGGGCCGCGGCACCTGGCCTTCCATCCGGACGGCTCGCACGCCTACGTCCTCAACGAACTGGCGCCCACCGTCACCGTCTGCCACTGGGACGCCGCCGACGGCTCGCTCAAGCCCCTCACCGAGGTGCCGGTGCTGCCGGGCGCCCCGGCGGGCGACGCCTACCCGTCCGGCGTCGTCGTCTCGCCCGACGGCCGCTTCGTGTGGACCGCCACCCGCGGGGAGGACGTCCTGTCCGTGCTCGCCGTGGAGCCGGACGGACTGCGGCTGTCCGCCACCGTGCCCTGCGGCGGGCACTGGCCCCGCGACATCTCCGTGGCGGACGGCTTCCTGTACGCGGCCAACGAGCGCTCGGGAGACGTGACCTGGTTCGCCCTGGACCCGACCACCGGCGTCCCCCGCCGCACCGGCTCCCTCGCGGTCCCGGCAGCCTCCTGCGTGATCTTCGCCCCCTAG
- a CDS encoding DUF1360 domain-containing protein, whose protein sequence is MTDVEQRYADDEETPLLGYAALATTFAAGAGAFTVTAWRRGVRLPDSVPAWDVVLLGTATFKASRLLTKDRVTSFLRAPFTRREREGNANEVMDTGRGTGLRRAVGDLISCPFCTSAWVAGGLVGTYAVAPRAGRLVCAGLSAVVVSDWLQYAWSLTAQKAEE, encoded by the coding sequence ATGACGGACGTTGAGCAGCGCTACGCCGACGACGAGGAGACACCTCTCCTCGGATACGCGGCGCTCGCCACGACCTTCGCGGCCGGCGCCGGTGCCTTCACGGTGACGGCGTGGCGCCGTGGGGTCCGCCTGCCCGACTCCGTCCCCGCCTGGGACGTGGTCCTGCTGGGAACCGCGACGTTCAAGGCCTCCCGGCTGCTGACCAAGGACAGGGTCACCAGCTTCCTGCGGGCCCCGTTCACCCGCCGCGAACGGGAGGGCAACGCCAACGAGGTGATGGACACCGGGCGCGGAACCGGTCTGCGCCGTGCCGTCGGCGACCTGATCTCCTGCCCGTTCTGCACCTCCGCCTGGGTGGCCGGCGGGCTGGTGGGCACCTACGCCGTCGCGCCCAGGGCGGGGCGGCTGGTGTGCGCGGGCCTGAGCGCGGTCGTGGTGTCGGACTGGCTGCAGTACGCGTGGAGCCTGACGGCGCAGAAGGCCGAGGAATGA
- a CDS encoding FUSC family protein encodes MLKKVFVSPDPGRSRLRFAARAVLGIGLAVVVCGLAGTSLIGAIIGGLAALLALFTVTDATVRGQAFTTALLPVAGLPVLTAAAALHDLPVARDLTFLAVVGAGVYARRWGPRGHSLGVFAFMTFFIAQFLHATTDRLPEMFAAVLLSVATAAAVRFGLWCYERRRPAPAVPAPPAGTGLARITTRQAVQATAGAGFALVVGQLVSGDRWYWAVGATWWVFVNTTSRGETLVRGFRRVLGTVVGIGLGFLIAVPVAGAPVPTAVLAAACVFGIFYTAAVSYTWMMLCVTLLAELLYGLLGVLGPGLLALRIAETGVGALGAALAVLFVLPVTTHAVTDVWIQRALRCVHACTAEAAARLAGTEGADPAPRVAELEQLLGRVRLSVAPLVHPLSPMYGRRRRARRVLDLLDDCAREIRGLVAVAADPEASHDARLAAACWRVEAAVEALTGGGAVPARAGHPRAAEPALAHLHDLEHALAELAAPLRSPSGSRLAGA; translated from the coding sequence GTGCTGAAGAAGGTGTTCGTGAGCCCGGACCCGGGACGGTCCCGGCTGCGGTTCGCCGCCCGGGCCGTCCTCGGCATCGGGCTGGCCGTCGTGGTGTGCGGGCTGGCCGGTACGTCCCTGATCGGCGCGATCATCGGGGGCCTCGCCGCCCTGCTCGCGCTCTTCACCGTCACCGACGCCACCGTGCGCGGTCAGGCCTTCACCACCGCGCTGCTGCCGGTCGCCGGGCTGCCCGTGCTCACCGCAGCCGCCGCGCTGCACGACCTCCCGGTGGCCCGGGATCTCACCTTCCTCGCCGTCGTCGGCGCCGGCGTGTACGCGCGTCGCTGGGGCCCGCGCGGGCACAGCCTCGGCGTCTTCGCCTTCATGACCTTCTTCATCGCCCAGTTCCTGCACGCCACCACGGACCGGCTGCCCGAGATGTTCGCCGCCGTCCTGCTGTCCGTGGCCACCGCCGCGGCGGTGCGGTTCGGACTGTGGTGCTACGAGCGTCGCCGGCCCGCGCCCGCCGTCCCCGCGCCGCCCGCCGGCACCGGACTGGCCCGCATCACCACCCGGCAGGCCGTGCAGGCGACCGCGGGCGCCGGTTTCGCCCTGGTCGTGGGCCAGCTGGTGTCCGGGGACCGCTGGTACTGGGCCGTCGGCGCCACCTGGTGGGTGTTCGTCAACACCACCTCGCGCGGTGAGACGCTGGTACGCGGCTTCCGCCGGGTCCTCGGCACGGTCGTCGGCATCGGGCTGGGCTTCCTGATCGCCGTGCCGGTGGCCGGAGCGCCGGTGCCCACCGCCGTACTCGCCGCCGCCTGCGTCTTCGGCATCTTCTACACCGCCGCGGTCTCCTACACCTGGATGATGCTCTGCGTGACCCTTCTCGCCGAGCTGCTCTACGGCCTCCTGGGCGTTCTCGGCCCCGGCCTGCTCGCCCTGCGGATCGCCGAGACCGGCGTGGGCGCGCTCGGCGCCGCGCTCGCCGTGCTCTTCGTCCTGCCGGTCACCACGCACGCCGTCACCGACGTCTGGATCCAGCGCGCCCTGCGCTGCGTGCACGCCTGCACCGCTGAGGCCGCAGCCCGCCTCGCCGGGACCGAGGGTGCCGACCCGGCGCCACGCGTGGCGGAACTGGAACAGCTGCTGGGCCGGGTACGGCTGTCGGTCGCCCCGCTCGTGCACCCGCTGAGCCCCATGTACGGCCGTAGGCGGCGGGCGCGACGGGTCCTGGACCTGCTCGACGACTGCGCCCGGGAGATCCGCGGCCTGGTCGCCGTGGCCGCCGACCCCGAAGCCTCGCACGACGCCCGGCTGGCCGCCGCCTGCTGGCGTGTCGAGGCGGCGGTCGAGGCGCTCACCGGCGGGGGCGCCGTCCCGGCCCGCGCGGGCCACCCGCGTGCCGCCGAACCCGCGCTGGCCCACCTCCACGACCTGGAACACGCCCTCGCCGAACTCGCCGCGCCCCTGCGCAGCCCCTCGGGTTCACGTCTGGCCGGCGCCTGA
- a CDS encoding DUF4142 domain-containing protein, which produces MRITRTTAGTAFVAGALVLTLTALAYPAMLGVQNAGSDQARVVTNTRYGPLTEQDRDFVVKVRAAGLWEHPLGLMAMERGTTPEMREAGEHLVVGHSRLDATCRRIAPELGITLPNLASPQQQQFVSTVNGTTGKQFDTTAVNIMRITHGQIFPAIANIRANTKNSLVRQLADQANDTVLDHITVLEKTGLVNFDQVNFQQTAPPNLPKAQLTPPAPQPGEPVLSLTSPPGLEVNTSAPTPSPTVR; this is translated from the coding sequence ATGCGCATCACGCGCACCACGGCAGGGACCGCCTTCGTGGCCGGTGCCCTGGTCCTCACCCTCACCGCCCTCGCCTACCCGGCCATGCTCGGGGTACAGAACGCGGGCAGTGACCAGGCCCGGGTCGTCACCAACACGCGGTACGGGCCGCTCACCGAGCAGGACCGGGACTTCGTGGTGAAGGTGCGTGCGGCGGGGCTGTGGGAGCACCCGCTGGGTCTGATGGCCATGGAGCGGGGGACGACACCGGAGATGAGGGAGGCCGGTGAGCACCTGGTCGTCGGTCACTCCCGGCTGGACGCCACCTGCCGCAGGATCGCACCGGAGCTGGGTATCACCCTGCCCAACCTGGCCTCACCGCAGCAGCAGCAGTTCGTCTCGACCGTGAACGGGACGACGGGCAAGCAGTTCGACACCACCGCGGTCAACATCATGCGGATCACGCACGGCCAGATCTTCCCGGCCATCGCCAACATCCGCGCCAACACCAAGAACTCCCTGGTGCGGCAGCTCGCCGACCAGGCCAACGACACCGTACTCGACCACATCACCGTGCTGGAGAAGACCGGGCTGGTCAACTTCGACCAGGTCAACTTCCAGCAGACCGCACCTCCGAACCTGCCGAAGGCGCAGCTCACGCCGCCCGCCCCGCAGCCCGGCGAGCCGGTGCTCTCGCTCACCTCGCCGCCCGGGCTCGAGGTCAACACCTCCGCGCCGACGCCCAGTCCGACGGTCCGCTGA
- a CDS encoding Lrp/AsnC family transcriptional regulator gives MAVDELDTRILRLLLEQPRTSVREYARLLGIARGTLQARLDRLERDGVITATAPSLSPAALGHPVLAFVHIEVTQGRLDEVGEALAAVPEIVEAFSITGGGDLLTRVVARDNAHLEDVVQKLISLPGVVRTRSEVALRERVPHRLLPLVEAIGRSARR, from the coding sequence ATGGCCGTCGACGAACTCGACACCCGCATCCTGCGGCTGCTGCTCGAGCAGCCGCGCACCAGCGTGCGCGAGTACGCACGCCTCCTCGGGATCGCCCGCGGCACCCTCCAGGCCCGCCTCGACCGCCTGGAGCGGGACGGCGTGATCACCGCTACCGCTCCGTCCCTCTCCCCCGCCGCCCTGGGCCACCCGGTGCTCGCGTTCGTGCACATCGAGGTCACCCAGGGCCGTCTGGACGAGGTGGGCGAGGCGCTGGCGGCCGTGCCGGAGATCGTCGAGGCCTTCTCCATCACGGGTGGCGGGGACCTGCTGACCCGTGTCGTGGCCCGCGACAACGCGCACCTGGAGGACGTGGTGCAGAAGCTGATCAGCCTGCCCGGCGTGGTCCGCACCCGCAGCGAGGTGGCGCTGCGCGAGCGGGTGCCGCACCGGCTGCTGCCCCTGGTGGAGGCGATCGGGCGCTCGGCGCGCAGGTGA
- a CDS encoding HAD family phosphatase yields the protein MNPLGGISVIFDLDGTLVDSEPNYYEAGRRTLAEYGVPDFTWADHEAYVGISTQETVTDWKRRYGLRATVEELLAVKNRHYLGLARTSARAYPEMRKFVELLAGEGVPMAVASGSSPGAIATILARTGLDAHLRTVVSADEVARGKPAPDVFLEAARRLGAEPARCVVLEDAAPGAAAAHAAGMRCIAIPYVAGQADAPEFATAELLVRGGQEEFTARAAHDWLRTDGNIMSNCSKR from the coding sequence ATGAACCCGCTGGGCGGCATCTCGGTCATCTTCGATCTCGACGGAACGCTCGTGGACAGCGAGCCGAACTACTACGAAGCGGGCCGTCGCACCCTCGCCGAGTACGGCGTCCCGGACTTCACCTGGGCCGACCACGAGGCGTACGTGGGCATCAGCACCCAGGAGACGGTCACCGACTGGAAGCGGCGGTACGGGCTGCGGGCCACGGTCGAGGAACTGCTCGCCGTGAAGAACCGGCACTATCTCGGGCTCGCCCGCACGTCGGCCCGCGCGTATCCCGAGATGCGGAAGTTCGTCGAGCTGCTGGCGGGCGAGGGTGTACCGATGGCGGTGGCGTCGGGTTCGTCTCCCGGGGCCATCGCGACGATCCTGGCGCGCACCGGCCTGGACGCACACCTGCGCACGGTCGTCTCGGCCGACGAGGTGGCGCGGGGCAAGCCCGCCCCCGACGTCTTCCTGGAGGCCGCCCGCCGGCTCGGCGCGGAACCGGCCCGCTGCGTGGTGCTGGAGGATGCCGCTCCCGGTGCCGCCGCCGCGCACGCGGCCGGGATGCGCTGCATCGCGATCCCGTACGTCGCGGGGCAGGCCGACGCGCCGGAGTTCGCCACCGCGGAACTGCTGGTGCGCGGTGGTCAGGAGGAGTTCACCGCGCGGGCGGCGCACGACTGGCTGCGGACCGACGGAAACATTATGAGCAACTGCTCGAAACGGTGA
- a CDS encoding glycosyltransferase gives MGAGHDTVAAELVRRARERGDTAEVVDVLALLPYGLGTALRCFYRGSVRHFPWTYAALYRLFLRPGAGRRPSGTPLARLAGNRLRELAARTGADVIVPVFHLGAQLTGHLRDRGLLSVPSVVLVIDFEPHRQWLHPGNDHLLCLTEEAAREVRRSAGTPAGTCSPVVAPEFCADHVPGAARWRETFDRLGPGRPAVVLAAGAWGVGSHLDATVRLLADHGYLPVVLCGDNQRLRRTLSGTPGVLALGWVTDVPGLLHAARALIDNAAGQTAVQALAAGLPVVAHRPIPGHGADGVRRMAALGVSEVAEDRTALLEALARLTAPGRDRRRRIAAGRALFTDDADALTLVTDLADAARAGARR, from the coding sequence ATGGGCGCGGGCCACGACACGGTCGCCGCCGAACTGGTCCGGCGCGCCCGGGAACGCGGCGACACGGCCGAGGTCGTCGATGTCCTCGCCCTCCTGCCGTACGGCCTGGGCACGGCCCTCAGGTGCTTCTACCGCGGGTCCGTACGCCACTTCCCGTGGACGTACGCCGCCCTGTACCGCCTCTTCCTGCGGCCCGGTGCCGGACGCCGGCCGAGCGGGACACCCCTGGCCCGGCTCGCCGGAAACCGGCTGCGCGAGCTGGCCGCACGCACCGGCGCGGACGTGATCGTGCCCGTCTTCCATCTGGGCGCCCAGCTGACCGGCCACCTCCGGGACCGCGGGCTGCTGTCCGTGCCCAGCGTCGTCCTCGTGATCGACTTCGAGCCGCACCGGCAGTGGCTGCACCCCGGCAACGACCACCTCCTGTGTCTCACCGAGGAAGCGGCGCGCGAGGTGCGGCGGAGTGCCGGCACTCCGGCCGGAACGTGCTCTCCCGTAGTGGCGCCCGAGTTCTGCGCCGACCACGTCCCGGGGGCGGCCCGGTGGCGGGAGACCTTCGACCGGCTCGGCCCCGGGCGGCCCGCCGTGGTGCTGGCCGCCGGCGCCTGGGGAGTCGGCTCGCACCTGGACGCCACCGTCCGGCTCCTGGCGGACCACGGCTATCTGCCGGTCGTGCTCTGCGGCGACAACCAGCGGCTGCGCCGCACGCTGTCCGGCACACCCGGCGTCCTCGCCCTGGGCTGGGTGACGGACGTCCCGGGCCTGCTGCACGCCGCCCGCGCCCTGATCGACAACGCGGCCGGCCAGACCGCCGTACAGGCGCTCGCGGCCGGACTGCCGGTCGTGGCCCATCGCCCCATACCCGGCCACGGCGCGGACGGCGTCCGGCGGATGGCCGCGCTGGGCGTCTCCGAGGTCGCCGAGGACCGGACCGCGCTGCTCGAAGCCTTGGCACGGCTGACCGCACCCGGCCGGGACCGGCGGCGGCGGATCGCCGCCGGACGCGCCCTGTTCACCGACGACGCGGACGCCCTGACCCTGGTGACCGATCTCGCCGACGCCGCGCGTGCGGGCGCACGGCGGTGA
- a CDS encoding DUF5997 family protein: MTSHQNTQTMKPATAAKKLGVYLEATPAEFREGAVTRAELNALQADPPAWLRELRRDGPHPRPVVAARLGVSIAGLHRGGVTEPLTTEQIDALKQERPEWLEREQAVQADVRKEAARVKKLHAERAERAERD; encoded by the coding sequence ATGACGTCGCACCAGAACACCCAGACCATGAAGCCCGCGACCGCGGCGAAGAAGCTGGGTGTGTACCTCGAGGCCACACCCGCCGAGTTCCGGGAGGGCGCCGTCACGCGTGCCGAGCTGAACGCGCTCCAGGCCGACCCGCCCGCGTGGCTGCGCGAGCTGAGGCGCGACGGTCCGCACCCGCGGCCGGTGGTGGCGGCCCGGCTGGGCGTCTCCATCGCGGGCCTGCACCGGGGCGGGGTCACCGAGCCGCTCACCACGGAGCAGATCGACGCGCTGAAGCAGGAGCGCCCGGAGTGGCTGGAGCGGGAGCAGGCGGTCCAGGCCGACGTGCGCAAGGAGGCGGCCCGGGTGAAGAAGCTGCACGCCGAGCGGGCTGAGCGCGCCGAGCGCGACTGA
- a CDS encoding LysR substrate-binding domain-containing protein, with protein sequence MTGSEAPPSFRLAYVPGVTPDKWVRIWNERLPEVPLALTQVPAADAAGVLLGGDADAGLVRLPVDRTALSAIPLYTETTVVLIPRDHLVTAAEEVTVGDLADEVVLHPLDDVLDWERPPGRPALERPATTADAVELVAAGIGVLLVPLSLARLHHRKDLTYRTVTDAPESSVALSWPEDAHTDRVEDFIGIVRGRTVNSTRGRQPEPARSKDGRAEATASARRKPAAGKTGGRTGGAAGGRTGGKQTGSARRGTGGGHRGASGGKGKGGGRGGRPRQR encoded by the coding sequence GTGACAGGCTCGGAAGCTCCCCCCTCGTTCCGGCTCGCGTACGTCCCGGGGGTGACGCCCGACAAGTGGGTGCGCATCTGGAACGAGCGGCTGCCGGAGGTCCCCCTCGCCCTGACCCAGGTCCCCGCCGCCGATGCGGCCGGCGTGCTGCTGGGCGGCGACGCCGACGCCGGGCTCGTACGCCTGCCCGTCGACCGTACGGCGCTCAGCGCCATCCCCCTCTACACCGAGACCACGGTCGTGCTGATCCCCAGGGACCATCTCGTCACCGCGGCCGAGGAGGTGACCGTCGGGGACCTCGCCGACGAGGTCGTGCTGCACCCCCTGGACGACGTGCTCGACTGGGAGCGGCCGCCCGGCAGGCCCGCCCTCGAGCGCCCGGCCACCACCGCGGACGCCGTCGAACTGGTGGCGGCCGGGATCGGCGTGCTGCTCGTGCCGCTGTCGCTGGCCCGCCTGCACCACCGCAAGGACCTCACGTACCGCACGGTCACGGACGCCCCGGAGTCGAGCGTGGCCCTGTCCTGGCCCGAGGACGCGCACACGGACCGCGTCGAGGACTTCATCGGCATCGTCCGGGGCCGGACCGTCAACAGCACGCGGGGCCGGCAGCCGGAACCGGCGCGCTCCAAAGACGGACGCGCGGAAGCGACGGCCTCCGCGCGTCGCAAACCGGCGGCGGGGAAGACGGGCGGCAGGACGGGCGGAGCCGCGGGCGGCAGGACCGGCGGGAAGCAGACCGGGAGCGCCCGGCGCGGCACCGGTGGCGGCCACCGGGGCGCGAGCGGCGGCAAGGGCAAGGGTGGCGGACGCGGCGGCAGGCCGCGCCAGCGCTGA
- a CDS encoding DUF2267 domain-containing protein produces MRLDDFLTRVRDRGEFHGDDEAEQVATAVLWVVASRIPPGEAADLARDLPAPLDDALRLERGRPETFGREEFLRRVAQQTGARPRTAEWDAGAVLSTLAEAVPRERVDRLLARLPADCADLFGGPAPH; encoded by the coding sequence GTGCGGCTCGACGACTTCCTCACCAGGGTCCGCGACCGCGGTGAGTTCCACGGCGACGACGAGGCCGAGCAGGTCGCCACGGCCGTCCTGTGGGTGGTCGCGTCCCGCATCCCGCCGGGTGAGGCCGCCGACCTGGCCCGCGACCTGCCCGCACCCCTGGACGACGCGCTGCGCCTGGAGCGCGGGCGCCCCGAGACCTTCGGACGCGAGGAGTTCCTGCGGCGGGTGGCCCAGCAGACCGGCGCCCGGCCGCGCACCGCCGAATGGGACGCGGGCGCCGTGCTGTCCACCCTCGCCGAGGCCGTGCCCCGCGAACGCGTCGACCGACTGCTGGCCCGCCTGCCCGCCGACTGCGCCGATCTCTTCGGCGGCCCGGCACCCCACTGA